From a region of the Acidimicrobiales bacterium genome:
- the dnaG gene encoding DNA primase, which yields MGIVDEDVRKVRDESDIIRIITEHTQLKKTGAQWMGLCPFHGEKSPSFSVNAEKGVYYCFGCQVSGDIIDFVREIEGLDFAGSVEFLAAKTGIPLRYTDQNEGRRRNRRKEYAEIVQKAVDSYHRRLLEDPAARPARDYLRARGYGGEVARRFQIGWAPDDWSLLSRELHLSDEDLKATGLGGINKRGGQYDFFRARIVFPIFDVQGNPVGFGGRKLPDGEGPKYKNTSDAAEYYSKSDVLYGLHWAKAEAGRLDELVVCEGYTDVIGCHLAGIERAVATCGTALTPSHARLIGRFARRVVLAFDADGAGQAAAERVYAWEEEFGLQFAVAALPEGADPGDLAGSDPEALRQAIDGARPFLEFRVDRVLARGDLDSAEGRARAATEAMTLVAEHPDSLVRDQYAMSIADQCQVGIDELRRRGAAAVAAGPRGRTVPASDRTAAGASPDTGHLTPETQALRLLVHRPDPISVHLSPVLFDDRLNRAAYLALREAGDLHGARAKVEPDVADLMGKLAVQDATDDEPLGVLTRLAYLAAERAAVRLEAEARSSGDLAGYQPVISFLRTEVMKLREPVAEGADLEELLTWLNDHDEGAEGRVDG from the coding sequence ATGGGCATCGTCGACGAGGACGTCAGGAAGGTTCGCGACGAGTCCGACATCATCCGGATCATCACCGAACACACCCAACTCAAGAAGACCGGCGCCCAATGGATGGGACTGTGCCCGTTCCACGGCGAGAAGTCTCCCTCCTTCTCGGTCAATGCCGAGAAGGGCGTCTACTACTGCTTCGGGTGTCAGGTGTCGGGCGACATCATCGACTTCGTCCGCGAAATCGAGGGACTGGACTTCGCCGGCTCGGTGGAGTTCCTGGCGGCCAAGACCGGCATCCCGCTGCGGTACACCGACCAGAACGAGGGACGCCGCCGCAACCGTCGCAAGGAGTACGCCGAGATCGTCCAGAAGGCAGTGGATTCCTACCATCGACGTCTTCTGGAGGACCCGGCGGCCCGCCCGGCCCGCGACTATCTGCGAGCCCGGGGGTACGGCGGCGAGGTGGCCCGTCGCTTCCAGATCGGGTGGGCACCCGACGACTGGTCGCTGCTTTCCAGGGAACTCCACCTGTCCGACGAAGACCTGAAAGCCACCGGACTCGGCGGGATCAACAAGCGAGGTGGCCAGTACGACTTCTTCCGGGCCCGGATCGTGTTCCCGATCTTCGACGTCCAGGGGAATCCGGTGGGCTTCGGAGGCCGGAAGCTGCCAGACGGGGAGGGCCCGAAGTACAAGAACACCTCAGATGCCGCCGAGTACTACTCGAAGTCCGACGTGCTCTACGGCCTCCATTGGGCGAAGGCCGAGGCGGGGCGCCTCGACGAGCTGGTGGTATGCGAGGGCTACACCGATGTCATCGGCTGCCATCTGGCCGGCATCGAGCGGGCGGTGGCCACCTGCGGGACAGCCCTCACCCCCAGCCACGCTCGACTCATCGGCCGGTTCGCCCGACGGGTGGTGCTGGCCTTCGACGCCGACGGAGCGGGCCAGGCGGCGGCCGAGCGGGTCTACGCCTGGGAGGAGGAGTTCGGCCTCCAGTTCGCGGTCGCCGCCCTTCCCGAGGGAGCCGACCCAGGTGACCTGGCCGGGTCGGACCCGGAGGCGTTGCGGCAGGCTATTGATGGCGCTCGCCCGTTCCTGGAGTTCCGCGTGGACAGGGTGCTGGCCCGCGGCGACCTGGACTCTGCCGAAGGTCGGGCCCGGGCAGCCACCGAGGCCATGACGCTGGTCGCCGAGCACCCGGACTCGCTGGTACGTGACCAGTACGCCATGAGTATCGCCGACCAGTGCCAGGTGGGCATCGACGAACTCAGAAGGCGGGGGGCGGCAGCTGTGGCAGCCGGCCCGAGGGGACGGACCGTGCCCGCCTCGGACAGGACCGCAGCGGGAGCATCGCCGGACACCGGTCACCTCACTCCTGAGACCCAGGCGCTCCGTCTACTCGTCCACCGACCGGACCCGATCAGCGTCCACCTCTCGCCCGTGCTTTTCGACGATCGACTCAATCGTGCGGCCTATCTGGCGCTGAGGGAGGCTGGTGACCTCCACGGAGCCCGCGCGAAAGTGGAGCCCGACGTGGCCGACCTGATGGGAAAGCTGGCCGTTCAGGACGCGACCGATGACGAGCCGCTCGGTGTGTTGACCCGCCTGGCCTATCTGGCCGCCGAGCGTGCTGCCGTG